TGGAACAAGCCATTCGAGGAGATTTAGATTGGAAAGCGGCTCGCCAGCCTAAACTGATGCCACTGAATCTCAATGAGATCGAACGTACCATGAGTTTCACCGTAGCAAAAGGGTTGGTCATGAAAGTGGCCGGTTCTCATTATCCGGCACCCATCACTGCGGTAAAAACCATTGAAAAAGCGGCGATACTGGGTCGCGATGAAGCCCTGAAACTGGAATCCGCCAGTTTTGTATCATTGGCACACACCCCTGTCGCCCATGCTTTAGTCGGTATCTTCCTGAATGACCAATATGTTAAGGGGTTGGCGAAAAAACACCTGCAAGCCGTCACGACACCTGAACATGCGGCGGTATTGGGTGCGGGAATTATGGGAGGAGGGATTGCCTATCAATCAGCGCGCAAGGGCATTCCTGTTCTGATGAAAGACATCAATCAAAAAGCGCTGGATTTAGGTGTCAATGAAGCGGCCAAGTTGCTGAATAAACAATTTGAGCGTGGGCGCTTAGATGCCATGAAGATGGCCAAGATTCTGGCATCTATTCAACCCACCCTGAATTATGCCGGTATTGAGCAATCCCAGATTGTGGTTGAAGCTGTGGTTGAGAATCCTAAAATCAAAACAGCCGTTCTGGCAGAAGCAGAATCCTATATCAGCGATGACTGTATTTTAGCTTCGAATACCTCCACCATCCCAATCACTGAATTAGCAAAATCACTCAAACGCCCGGAAAACTTCTGTGGCATGCATTTCTTTAACCCAGTGCATCGTATGCCGTTGGTCGAAATCATCCGTGGAGAAAAAACCTCAGATAAGACAATTTCCAGCGTTGTCGCCTATGCCAGTAAAATGGGTAAAACCCCCATCGTGGTTAACGACTGCCCTGGCTTCTTTGTCAACCGCGTATTGTTCCCTTATCTGGCGGGTTTTGGCATGTTGCTGCGTGATGGCGGTGATTTCCGCCAAATCGACAAAATCATGGAAAAAGAGTTTGGCTGGCCAATGGGTCCCGCTTATCTGATTGATGTTGTCGGCATTGACACCGCTCACCATGCACAGGCGGTTATGGCCCAAGGTTTCCCCGACCGCATGAGTCGCGATTATCGGGATGCCATTGATGTATTATTTGAAAATCAGCGTTATGGTCAGAAGAATGGCGTCGGTTTTTATCAATATGTCCAGGATAAAAAAGGCAAACCGAAAAAAGCGCAGGATGAAACGACCGATCAGTTACTGGCCAGCATCAGCAAGCCGAAACAGGCTTTCTCTGGCGAAGAGATCATTGCCCGAACCATGATCCCGATGATTAACGAAGTTGTTCGTTGTTTGGAAGAAGGTGTCATTGCCAGCCCGGCAGAAGCGGATATGGCTCTGGTATATGGCTTGGGCTTCCCGCCATTCCACGGTGGTGTTTTCCGTTACTTGGATACTATGGGAACCGCAGCCTACGTGAAGCTGGCAGAAAGTTATGCGCACTTGGGCGCGCTCTATCACGTACCTGCGGGCCTGAAAGCAAAATCCGAAAGCAATGAAAGTTACTACCCTGCACCGGCAGAACTTGCTGTTAATCCAGGTGAAAAAGCGTGAGGTCTGAAAACATGGAAAACGTAGTTATTATTGATGGTATCCGTACCCCAATGGGGCGCTCAAAAGGGGGTGTATTCCGTCAGGTCCGTGCCGAAGATCTCAGTGCACATCTGATGAAATCCA
This genomic interval from Xenorhabdus doucetiae contains the following:
- the fadB gene encoding fatty acid oxidation complex subunit alpha FadB, with translation MLYLSETIQVKWLKDGIAELIFNAPAAINKLDTKTVTSLDQAVAALEQAIELKGLLIRSEKPAFIVGADITEFLSLFNAPAEKLHELLDLANNIFNRIEDLPVPTLSAINGYALGGGCELVLSTDFRVASPDLRIGLPETKLGIMPGFGGSVRLPRLIGTDNALEIISAGKDIGAEEALKNGLVDAVVSAEKLRDSAVSVLEQAIRGDLDWKAARQPKLMPLNLNEIERTMSFTVAKGLVMKVAGSHYPAPITAVKTIEKAAILGRDEALKLESASFVSLAHTPVAHALVGIFLNDQYVKGLAKKHLQAVTTPEHAAVLGAGIMGGGIAYQSARKGIPVLMKDINQKALDLGVNEAAKLLNKQFERGRLDAMKMAKILASIQPTLNYAGIEQSQIVVEAVVENPKIKTAVLAEAESYISDDCILASNTSTIPITELAKSLKRPENFCGMHFFNPVHRMPLVEIIRGEKTSDKTISSVVAYASKMGKTPIVVNDCPGFFVNRVLFPYLAGFGMLLRDGGDFRQIDKIMEKEFGWPMGPAYLIDVVGIDTAHHAQAVMAQGFPDRMSRDYRDAIDVLFENQRYGQKNGVGFYQYVQDKKGKPKKAQDETTDQLLASISKPKQAFSGEEIIARTMIPMINEVVRCLEEGVIASPAEADMALVYGLGFPPFHGGVFRYLDTMGTAAYVKLAESYAHLGALYHVPAGLKAKSESNESYYPAPAELAVNPGEKA